The nucleotide window ATCATATTAGAAGAAATATCTCCAGAAGATAAACAGGTATTAAATATGGTTATTGATAAATACGCTCCATTTAATCCGTTTGAACTTGTGAATATGACCCATGAACATGAAATCTGGAAAAAAGATGAAGAAAAGATAAAAGATGGAAAAATCGCTGTCAAATATTCTAACAAAGAAATTAGAGAATTTTTTTCAAAATATCCTAAGGAGTTAGTTTAATGAAGACAACACGTTTAGATGATTTTACTATAGTAAAACTAATAGCTAGCTACCAATTAAATAAGGAACATGCAGAACCTATAGCTGATATTTTAATTAATAAATTTCATGAAGCTCATTTACCATATAGTCAAATTAGTAAATATGTTTTTGAAAATTATTTTTATGAAGATGATTTAGTATTAGTTCAAGAGAATATGCAATTGATTACTACTAAAATGTTTGAAATTGGTAGTAGTAAACTAACAGAAGAACAAATTCAAAAAATATCTCCTAAAATAGAAAGGCATTTTCAATTAGCTATGATTCAAAAAGATTTTTTTCGTTCTAATATTGACAGTTTGCAAATGGAAATTTATGAATCTAAAGATGAAATTACTACTTTTACTGAAGAGACTAAAAACACTTTAAAAGAAGTGTCAAAGACAAAAGGACAGATGTATACAGAGTTTGTAGCGATTCTGGGGATATTTTCAGGGCTTATTTTTGCTTTGTTCGGGGGTTTTGATACATTATCAAGTTCTATATCAACATTAGGCCAAGGCGAAGTTGCATTAACCAATATTCTTATTGTTACTTCAATATTGTTAGCTGGCTTATCTTTAGTTATTTTCACCTTGATGCAAGGGATTTCTAAATTAACTAATCGTACACTAAGAAGCTGTGGTTGTGAAGATAAACTTAGATGTAACCATTCAATCTATGAGAGACATCCGATGCTTTGTTGGATTATTGGCTTGTTAATGCTAGTGTTTTTTAGCAGTTTGATTATCGGAAATATGCCATCTGAAGCATTGGATTTATCGATTTTACCGATTATAATAATTGGTGCTTCAGTACTGTTTTTTGCTTCTTTTATATGCATTATTTTTCGAATCCCCAAGAGTTTGTATAAATGGGTAAACCAAAAGCTTAAACCATAGGTTTCAATCATTTACTTTAAACATTCTTTTTATACTTTTAGTGGTTTAGTAGCCGCTGGAAGTATTTTTTTTGTGAAGATTTATGTTTAAGAGCGGAATAATTCAAGATAGAATAGAGTTAAAGACCTATGACTATTGGCATGTTTTTCCTTGTGATTTGAAATGTGTCTATTTTATGAATCTTTCTATTATAAGCTTGTATAAAGTAAAAGCGATGTATATTCTTAGAGCTAGGGCAAAATTTATTTACATAGGAGGAAATATGGGGTTTTTAGAAGCTTATAAGTCATTTTGGAAGAATTATGTCAATTTTAGTGATCGTGCGCCAGGTTCGGCCTATTGGTATGTATGGGTTTGGAACATGGCGATTTGTGTGGGTCTTTATTTACTGGCTTCTATTTTTGACGTGTCAATAATGCTAGACGGAGGGAACCTTGCTGGTGGAGCTATTGCGATCTTTATTGTAATTGTGATGTGGTTGTATTCAGCAGCTATTATATTACCTACACTTAGCCTTGTTGTAAGACGTTTACATGATACAGGGAAAAGTGGCTTTTTCATTTTCCTTGGTTTAATTCCAGTCGTTGGTTCCATTATTATTTTAATATTTATGAGTTTTGAAAGTGATGGACCAAACCGATATGGAGATGTCTATGAGAAATCGGATATTTAAATAAAAAAACGAGCTAAGGTCAACACTTAGCTCATTTTTTAAAATGTATATATTTATTTTATGAATCTTTCTACGATAAGCTTGTTTTAAGCTAGCGGTGTCGCATATTCTAGAAAAATAACATAATTTTATTACACAGGAGGAAATATGGGATTTTTAGAAGCTTATAAGTCATTTTGGAAGAATTATACTAATTTTAATGGACGCGCGCCAGGCTCTGCATTCTGGTATGTAATAGTTTGGAACATGATAATTAATGGGCCGCTGCTTGTTATGTCAAAAATTTTTGGTGTTTCAGAAATATTATTTGGAGTTGGTGGAGGGATTGCGCTCTTTTTTGGAGGTTTACGGTTTTTGTATTGGTGTGGCTCTATAGTTCCACTAACTAGCCTAATTGTAAGGCGTTTACATGACACTGGGAAAAGTGGTTATTTTGCTTTTCTTGGTTTAATTCCAATCGTTGGTACCATTATTATTTTTATATTTATGAGTTTTGAAAGTGATGGACCAAACCGATATGGAGATGTCTATAAGAAATCGGATATTTAAATTGAAAAAACGAGCTAGGATCATCTCCTAGCTCGTTTTTTTAATGGATTCCTTCGCTCACAAGAAACCAATTCACTTGGTTGGTATTAATAAAATAAGTTAAGTCGTATTTTGTTAACTCGATGCATTTTTCGTTAAAAAGGTTTTTCAAATCTGCTTTAGATAATTCGTGGATGCTGATGTTGTTGATTTTTGCGTCGTCGTCAAGGCGAATAGATTCGCCATTTACGGTATAAATTTCGATATACATCGTGCCACCCTTTCTAAATTACATTTGTTTATAGTTTTCTTTGAATACGCCAAGTTGGTTCAGTGTTACTACGAGTTGCTGGCTGAAAAGTGGTAGTGCTTGGATTTGGTCTAAGTCGTTGGCGTAAGCGAAATCAGCTACTTGTAACACGAGTGTATGGAACGAGTCTGTCATTGTTTCGTTTTGTTGTTTTAAATAAGAATTTTCTTGTTCCAGTTCTTGGCATTTGGTTTGTAAATCTTGGTATTTTTTGTCGAGTTCTTCTTTTTGGACGGCAAGGGATGACAGGGAGTAAATGCTTTTGAGTAAGTCATATACGTTGTTTTCTTCGCCTTGGTTTTCGCTTAAAAGTTGCACGTTGCTTTTAACGCCGGACAGTAGATCCACCAGGTTTTTTTCGCGTGATTTGTCGTAGCTGATTTGTTCTTTGATGGATGTTGGTGCTTTGAATTCAGCTGGTACGACTTTTCCGAAAATGTTGGTTTTTTCTTTTTTCGTATTCTTTTGTGTTTTTCTTTTTCGGCCTGGCTTGTTTTTAGGAATATCTTCTACTTGGATAAGCTCTTTTTTTAGTTTGTAGTAAGTGTTTTGTAGCTGGCTTGGTGTTTTTGGAAAGATCCGCAAATCGTTTAGGCTGAGCATTTCAGAGATATCAAGGACTTTCATATCTTCTAAAATAGCAATTTGGTAACATGCGGAAAGTAGTTCTAATTCGATTTTTAACCAACTAATGTTGGAATGCATATATTTTTCGATTCCACCGTGTTCTTCAACGGCTTGATAAAATTCAGTGAGTAAATGGTAGATTTCTTCGGCAGTTTGTTCGTCAATGCCAGCTTCTGAAGCCATTTTTTTAATTTCAGTAGTAGATGAATTCCCCGGATTATCTACTTGTTTTTTGATTTCTTGAAGTAATTTTCTTATTTCTGATTTAGGCATACAATCACATACCTCTCTATCCTATAGTATTATTGATTTTCTGTTTATTTTTATAATAACAATATATGTTAGTTGTGTAAAGGGAACGCGAGTAGGTCAAAAGGATTGGGTATGAAGAACCTTTTTTTGAGTTAAATAGAAAAATATAAATCGAATAATGAGAAGTTTTCCTTTGATACAGCTGTTACACTGGCTGTTTTTTTATTTTTACACACAATTTCATTTTTTAAAAAAAGTATAGATTTTTTCTGGAATTGGTGTAAAATTTTATATTGCAGTTACAAAAAACACTTTATTGATATATATTTTGAAAAAATGATTTATTTTTGTAATCTGATGAAGGGAGTGAAAGGTGAATTTACCTTACTTGAATGGAATATTTTTTGTCACTTTTAAAAATTATTGTACTTTTGGTAGTACTTGCGGGAATTTCTTATTTTTTAGTTAAGAAAAACAAGCAAGCGAATCGCACGAGAAAAAGCGAAAATGATCTTATAAAGTTGAAAGACACTCTTTTAATCTCTCATCAGTTACGTGCAGTTCTTCTGGAGGCAGATGGGGAAAAGGTGCTGGCGATTATTTCTAATAATGATATTCGAACGGTGTCATTAAAAGGAAAAAATGACCAAAATGAAAAACTTTTCCGAGAATTACTTTTGAAAGAGGAGACTAAGGAAAATGCGTAAAATAACTTCTAGACGAGTATTTCAAGTATCTTTTATTGTTATTTTTGCAATTTCGTTGGTTGTTTTTTGGCCGGGTGTGAATGTGCATGCCGAGAGTTGGATGGATTCGCTTGGTGTAAATGGAACGGACGGGGTTAATTCTAGTGTGGCGCTGTTTGTACTAGTTACGGTTCTTTCTTTGTCTGCATCGATTGTATTAATGTTCACACACTTTACCTACTGTATTATCGTCCTTGGATTAACGAGGCAAGGACTTGGCGCGACGAACTTACCGCCCAACCAAGTGCTTGTTGGACTGGCGTTGTTCTTATCTTTGTTTATGATGCAGCCGCTGATTACTGCTTGGTATGACGATGTGTATAAACCTTCGCAAAAAGAAGAGTGGAGCGCGTCGAAAGTTTGGGACGAAACGCAGCCGCTTCTGACAAAATATGTTGCGGAAAATACATATAAGCATGATATTAACATGATGTTAAAAGCAGAAGGAGAAGATCCGGTTACAAAAAAAGAAGATGCACCGCTTATGGCTTTAATGCCTGCTTTTATTTTGACACAGATTACCCAAGGATTTT belongs to Listeria swaminathanii and includes:
- a CDS encoding DUF805 domain-containing protein, producing the protein MGFLEAYKSFWKNYVNFSDRAPGSAYWYVWVWNMAICVGLYLLASIFDVSIMLDGGNLAGGAIAIFIVIVMWLYSAAIILPTLSLVVRRLHDTGKSGFFIFLGLIPVVGSIIILIFMSFESDGPNRYGDVYEKSDI
- a CDS encoding DUF805 domain-containing protein — encoded protein: MGFLEAYKSFWKNYTNFNGRAPGSAFWYVIVWNMIINGPLLVMSKIFGVSEILFGVGGGIALFFGGLRFLYWCGSIVPLTSLIVRRLHDTGKSGYFAFLGLIPIVGTIIIFIFMSFESDGPNRYGDVYKKSDI
- a CDS encoding lmo0673 family protein, with amino-acid sequence MYIEIYTVNGESIRLDDDAKINNISIHELSKADLKNLFNEKCIELTKYDLTYFINTNQVNWFLVSEGIH
- the mogR gene encoding motility genes transcriptional repressor MogR, producing the protein MPKSEIRKLLQEIKKQVDNPGNSSTTEIKKMASEAGIDEQTAEEIYHLLTEFYQAVEEHGGIEKYMHSNISWLKIELELLSACYQIAILEDMKVLDISEMLSLNDLRIFPKTPSQLQNTYYKLKKELIQVEDIPKNKPGRKRKTQKNTKKEKTNIFGKVVPAEFKAPTSIKEQISYDKSREKNLVDLLSGVKSNVQLLSENQGEENNVYDLLKSIYSLSSLAVQKEELDKKYQDLQTKCQELEQENSYLKQQNETMTDSFHTLVLQVADFAYANDLDQIQALPLFSQQLVVTLNQLGVFKENYKQM
- a CDS encoding flagellar motor switch protein FliN, which gives rise to MEYFLSLLKIIVLLVVLAGISYFLVKKNKQANRTRKSENDLIKLKDTLLISHQLRAVLLEADGEKVLAIISNNDIRTVSLKGKNDQNEKLFRELLLKEETKENA
- a CDS encoding flagellar type III secretion system pore protein FliP, producing the protein MRKITSRRVFQVSFIVIFAISLVVFWPGVNVHAESWMDSLGVNGTDGVNSSVALFVLVTVLSLSASIVLMFTHFTYCIIVLGLTRQGLGATNLPPNQVLVGLALFLSLFMMQPLITAWYDDVYKPSQKEEWSASKVWDETQPLLTKYVAENTYKHDINMMLKAEGEDPVTKKEDAPLMALMPAFILTQITQGFLTGMFIYLAFIFIDLIVSTLLMYLGMMMVPPMTISLPFKILVFIFIGGYGLITNMIFQTIHF